A portion of the Cryptomeria japonica chromosome 5, Sugi_1.0, whole genome shotgun sequence genome contains these proteins:
- the LOC131063811 gene encoding uncharacterized protein LOC131063811 — translation MDWSMAENEKEGTLYFAGACRPNPGHAGIAYVLYDSHGYVVDEFNSLIDPYPLSSNAAHYRALIDGLRSASNFGFTHIVACGHLELISNQFNGRCACRKPNMQRYQRKVRKIGSFFEDLQIQHVSEDENSYTRSLVQECFM, via the exons ATGGACTGGAGTATGGCGGAGAACGAAAAGGAGGGCACCCTGTATTTTGCGGGAGCCTGCAGACCAAATCCTGGGCATGCGGGCATTGCTTATGTGCTTTACGACAGCCATGGTTATGTGGTGGACGAATTCAACAGCCTCATTGATCCTTACCCTCTCTCCAGCAATGCTGCACATTACAGGGCGCTTATTGACGGCCTCCGCAGCGCCTCCAACTTTGGCTTCACACACATTGTGGCCTGCGGTCATTTGGAGCTTATAAGCAACCAG TTTAATGGCCGCTGTGCATGTCGAAAACCTAATATGCAAAGGTACCAGCGAAAGGTTCGGAAGATTGGTTCATTCTTTGAAGATCTTCAAATTCAGCATGTCTCTGAAGATGAAAACTCCTACACGCGCTCCCTCGTGCAGGAATGCTTTATGTAG